GCATTCCGATTGTGTCCTGGCTCAAGGGCAACGCGGAGGAGGGACTGGTTCATGCCCACAAGGCCGGTGAGATGGTGACGCTGCTGGGAGGGCATCCATCCCTTCAGATCGGTTCACTGCTGGAGACCCAGAAGCACGACATCGGCGACATCCTGAGAGAGAGCATGGAGCACGAAAAAGAGGCACTCAAGGCCTATTACGAGCTACTCTCCCTTGCCGAAGAACATTCCGTGCTGATGGAGGAGTATGCAAGGGAGATGATCGTGCTGGAGGAACTTCACCTCGACGAGGTGGACAAGATGTTGCGCCGACCGGGCGATCTTGAGCCCTACCACGGTTGATCGCAGACCTCTTGCCTCAACGAATTCAGGTGAGGCCGCCCGCGAGCTGATTCATTCCTCAAGCTGTTAGACCATGGTGTCACGACGGCAAATCGATCTGCCTGTCAGCACCATCCCCACTGGGGTGAACAGGAGTTTCAGCCCCCTCGGCGCCTGCTGGGTCAAAGCTTGTCGGCCTCGCCCGGCTCACCGCTAGGCGATTGATGAGCAGTAGCTGACGGCCGTCACTCTGCCAACATTCCCTGGGGCTCAGGGAAACAGGAAGGGATGGTTGGCTCTTCCATCTCTGAGCCCTACTTCGATCAACCGGCAGTACGCCTCCTCAGCGCTCACGGACCTCACCGCCACGTCGAACAAGGAAAGAAGTGTTGCCTCTTCGGTGGCCCCGCAGCCAACTGGTTCACTCCACCACCCCTGCCGAGCGATGAACGACCTCCTCACCTGGGATCAGCTCCTCCACCACTACGTGGACCGGGCCGGCCGGGTGGATTACCAGGCCTGGAGCACCCACGACCCCCAGACCCTCGCCCGCTGGCTGGCCCAGCAATCCGCCGAGACCCACGGCCGTGAGGATCACCTCGCCCACTGGATCAACCTCTACAACGCCTTCACCATCGAGGCGGTGCTGTCGGCCTATCCGATCCGCTCGATCCGCCCGACCCTGATGGGCCTGCCGAACTGGATCGCTTTCCTGCGCTTCTTCCAGCGGCGCGTGTATCGCCTCGGCCGTGATCGTTTCAGCCTGGCGCAGATCGAGAACAGGATGCTGCGCCAGCTCAGCGGTGATCCCCGGCTTCACTTCGCGATCGTCTGCGCCTCCGTGGGTTGTCCGCTGCTGCGCTCCGAGGCCTACACACCGGAGCGGGTGGAGGAGCAACTGGAGGAGGACATGATCCGCTTCATCAACAACCCCGCCAAGGTGCGATTCGATCCTGAGGGGGGCGTTCTGTATTGCAGCAAGATTTTCAAGTGGTACGAGGCTGATTTCCTGGCGGTGGCCCCGTCGCTGCCCGCCTACATCCTTCCCCACCTGCGCGGCCTATCGCCACCGGTTCATGAACCCCGAATCGCCTTTATGACCTACGACTGGAGCCTGAATCAGCGGATGTCCTCGTAGAAGCGCTTCAGGCGCGCCGGTGGCATCCCCAGACCCCAGAGCACGCCGATCGAGAGATAGATCGCAGCGGCCTTGGCCGCTCCCCAGCGCTGCACCCGCCGGTCGGAACTGATCACCACCCGGTTGATCAGCCGGAGGCGGCCCCGCTGCACCAGCCGCAGACAGAGATCACCGTCCTCCAGGAGCGGCAGGGTTTCGTTGAAGCCACCGACCTCCCAGAAGGTCTGGCGGCGGCAGATCATCACCTGATCGCCGAACAGCAGGCGCAGCCCGCGCAGATACAGGTGGGGGCGAAACAGCAGGGGCGCCAGATGGGTCTTGAGCAGGTTCAGGGCCGAAATCCCCCAGCGGGTGGTGGCGTCGCCACGCATCAGCGACACGAAGCCCGCCCCGGCCGTTGTCCGGTCCGCCAGCACCCGCTCCGCCATCGCCACCAGATCACAGGGCACGAGGGTGTCGGCATGCAGAAAGCAGAGCAGGTCGCCGCGCGCCTGGCGGGCGCCTTCATTCATCTGGATCGCCCGGCCCGCCGTTGCCCAGGGGCAGACCGACACGCCCGCCGCGCTGGCGATCGCCAGGGTGGCGTCGTCGCTGCCGCCATCCACCACCAGCACCTCGAGCGCCGGTGGATCGAGGGCACGCACAGTTGCCAGGGTGCGGCCCAGGCTCGCGGCCTCGTTCAAGGTGGGAATGATGATCGACAGCGGCGCCATGCCAGGACCCCTCAGGCTTGGGCCGCCCGATTGAGAGCTGATGAGGGCTCTGAGGGGCTGCCGTTCATCGGCGTGGCTTCAGGAGCAGACCCCAGAAGCGATGGAACGGATGCACCTCAGTGGTGGGTCGGCCCCCCTGCACCAGTTGATGCCCGTGGTTGACCCATTCAAACAGCCCTCCCTCGAGATTCACGGCCCTGCGAAAGCCCCGCTGCTGAAGCTCGTTCACCACGGCGGCGCTGCGCAACCCCACCGAACAGCAGACCACGATCGGCTGCTCCAGGCTTGCTTCCTTCGAGGGGGCGAGGCCCAGGAGCTCTCCCCCATCCGCGAGGAGTACCGCGCCTGGGAGGTGGCTGACATTGAATTCAGCAGCCGTGCGGGCGTCGAGAATCACCCAGTCGCCAGGCCGCTGAATCGCCAGTGCTCGTTGTAGCTCGTCAGAGCGAATCGAAGGAGCCGAGGGATAACGCAATCGGATCCACTGCTTGAGACAAAACCACACAAAACCGTTCATCACCCAACGGTTTGGGCCTCAGGCCAACGATGTTGGCTATGAACCGGAGCTGAACAGAAATTGCAGCACCGCGAATCCCAGCAGACAGGTGGCGGCGAGCAAGGGGATGGTGTGCAGCAAGATTGGAACCTCCCGACTCTTCGATTGACCGACAATGCTTGCTCAACGGTGCCGTTGGCAGGCCGGATGTGGAGAACAACAAACACACTTGGTGATGAAGTTGTGTTGCAGGTGATGGGAGGAACCGCTCCTGCCGCCTTCATCAAGCCACGAACCGCCGGTACAGCCAGCGCACGAAGCCACCCACCACCGGCACCGGTTCAAAGGTGGGACCAACGAAATCGAAATAGTCGCGATGCTCGACGATCTTGCCGCCCTCACCGATGCGGAGGCGGGTGGTGCCGGGATAGATGAACTCGATCCCCTTGATCTTCAGGCCCATCGTCCACTCCACGAAGGCCGTTTCGCCGCTGAGCGCCACGGCACCGGGGGCCAGGAAGACGTCATCGCAGCGGCGCATCAGTCCCTCCTGGGCAGCGATGTAGGCCTCGATGCCGCGCTTCTCCTGGGTTGGGTCCTGGAAATGGACCGACTCGTCGTAGATGGCCCGCCATTGCTCCGCGCTGGGCCCCGGAGCCCCATAGGGCTTGGTGAACAGGGCCTTGAGCGTCGCCTCGGTGAGCGGCGGCGTGATAACAGCATTCATGGCGGCAATCCCGCCAGGCCCAGAGCCCGTTGGACCCGGCCTGGAAATCGGATCAGCCAAGTCCCAGGATGCTGCGGGTGAAGGCCTCGCCGCCTCGGGCGTATTCGGTGATCAGCAGGGCGATGAAGCCGAGCATGGCGAGGCGGCCGTTGAGCTTCTCGGCGCGTTCGTGAAAACCCCAGCCACGATCTGCACTCACCACTTCCATGCGCGGTTCGGTGGCGAAGGCATTGAGGCGACCGCCGTCCTCGGTGGTGACGGTGGCGCCCCGGATGGTGGCGCGATCAAGGGCCGTGGGGGTTTTGGTGTCTTCTTGGTCCATGGATTGATCGGTGCGAGCGATGAAGAAACCGTACCAGCCACGCCTGGGTTCGATCGAAGGTCGTTGGAACGATTCTTCATTCACACCTGTAGAGGCTGCTGGCCCGCCAGGGTTTTGCTTTCACCGTTGAATCAGCTCCGATCACCGCTCCAAGCTGACCAAGTCGCCAAAACCACGGGTGCCCACTGGTAAAAATCCTCACTTCGAGAGCTCACGGCAAGCAACTTGGCTGGAAGTGGTTGCCTAGGGCAGGAAGGGGAAGGGCTGCAAATCCTGATCAATCATCGATCAGATAATCAACGAGTTGAGCCTGCCCGCTGCTGTCAAAGTGAAGGATCTAGATATCCAGCCGAAAGATAAAGAGCCCCACCGACAGCTCAGTGATCTCTTGGGTGGCCGCTGACAGCCAGCCCCATCTCAGCGTTCAGGGGCGCTGGATTCCGAGCGCCTGCGCTCCGTACATCTCGCTGAACATGGCCTGAAGCTGCCAGGCCCTCAGCAGTGATTTGGCCACTTCGCGGAGGTCTTCGAGTTCGTTGCAGCTGTCGATCGCCCGTGAGTGAGCTTCAACCGCAAAGGCTCTGGTAAGGGAAAGGGAATCTTCCATGGCGTTGGGCCGTGATTGGTTGATTGGTTGGTTTTGAACGTTGAGGAGAGGATTCAGCCGAGGCCCAGCAGACCGCGGGTGAAGGCTTCGCCGCCCATGGCCAATTCAGTCGCCAGCAGGGCAATGAAGCCGAGCATGGCCATGCGGCCGTTGAGCTTCTCGGCGCGCTCGTGGAAGCCCCAGCCGCTCTCGGCACTCACCACTTCCATGCGGGGCTCGGTGGCGAAGGCGTTCAGGCGGCCGCCGTCTTCGGTGGTCACGGTGGCGCCGCGGATGGAGGCGCGATCAAGGGCGGTGGGGGCAGTCGAGGTGGGGGCAGTGGCGGTGGCTTGGGTCATGGGGGCCTTAGCTGAGATGAGTGAATTGTAACAGATCATTGCGGAATGCAAACGCATGTGACGTCCAGGCCGCAGCCGGGCGGATCGGGCTGGCCTCGGGGCAGCCGAAGGATTCAGTCGATGGCCTGCTGCTGAGCGAAGCCCTGCTCGGGTGCCAGGGCCAGCTGCTGGGCGCTGAGATCCCAGAGCTGACGGGCCAGTTGGTCTGAGCAGGCTTCGGCGCTGGGTTCACTGGCCTCGAAGCGCCGCCGGCCTGGGCCCAGCACCCGGTTGCTCCAGTACTGGAAGCCAATGGGTGCCGGCTCTGAGGCGGTGGCCAGACCGGCCAGCAGGGCGCCAGCCCTCTGGGGCGTTTCGGTGAGCCGCAACAGGTCGCGGGCGACCAGGGCGAACAGAGCCTGAGCCACGGGGTTCTGGCGGCGGCTGTAGCGGAAGAAGCCGCCATCACTGCGCGGGATCACCAGCCCCGGGCTCCAGGCGAGCACCGGCACGGGCGTGCCTTGCTCCCGCAGCCGCCGCTCCAGCTCCCGCGCCATCAGCAGGTTGCAAAGCTTGCTGTCTTTGTAGGCCTTCTCGGCATGGAAGCGGGCGCTGCCATCCAGCATCGGCGCCCCAGGCCCCTGGCGCAGCCCAGCCAGATCGCCCAGGCCGGCCGCTGGGCCCACCTTCCCCCCGGCGCTGCTGGGGTCATGCACTTCCGAGGCCGTGACCACCAGCCGCGGTGCCGTGCCCCGCAGCAGCAGGGGCAGCAGCCGCTGCAGCAGGGCCTGGTGGGCCAGGTGGTTCACCGCGATGGTGAGTTCAAACCCCTGGGCTGACCAGCGGGGCTCGGCCCCGCCGCTGTATTGCAGGCCGGCGTTGAGCACCAACGTGTCGATCGGTTCGCCTGCCGCCAGCAGGGATTCAGCGCAGCGCTCGAGGCTGCTCAGATCGGCCAGATCACAGACGGGGGTCTGGAGCTGGCCGCCCAGGCGCTGGCGCAGGCCCGTGGCGGCGGCGGCATTCCGGCAGGGCAGGGTGAGGCGGTGACCGGCCTGGAGCAGCAGGACCGCTGCCTCCAGGCCGATGCCGGAGCTGCCCCCGGTGAGCAGGATGTGCCGGGTGGCGCCGGCGTCGCTCACGTCGCCCCCACGCGATCGGCAGCGCTGGCACGGCGCCGCGGGCGCACCAGAAGGCCCTGCTTCGGCGAAGGGCTGGGGATGAGGCTGAGCGTCAGGTCCTGATCCGGCTCCAGCGCCAAGCTCAGCTGTTTGAGCAGCCCCACCGCCAGCAGGCGGATCTCCAGCTCGGCCAGCGCCTTGCCCAGGCAGACCCGTTCACCACCTCCGTAGGGCAGCAGG
The DNA window shown above is from Cyanobium sp. ATX 6F1 and carries:
- a CDS encoding bacterioferritin; this translates as MQTIEATVKASMIHALNHILELELAGVVKYTHYALMVYGYNRIPIVSWLKGNAEEGLVHAHKAGEMVTLLGGHPSLQIGSLLETQKHDIGDILRESMEHEKEALKAYYELLSLAEEHSVLMEEYAREMIVLEELHLDEVDKMLRRPGDLEPYHG
- a CDS encoding DUF547 domain-containing protein, with amino-acid sequence MNDLLTWDQLLHHYVDRAGRVDYQAWSTHDPQTLARWLAQQSAETHGREDHLAHWINLYNAFTIEAVLSAYPIRSIRPTLMGLPNWIAFLRFFQRRVYRLGRDRFSLAQIENRMLRQLSGDPRLHFAIVCASVGCPLLRSEAYTPERVEEQLEEDMIRFINNPAKVRFDPEGGVLYCSKIFKWYEADFLAVAPSLPAYILPHLRGLSPPVHEPRIAFMTYDWSLNQRMSS
- a CDS encoding TIGR04283 family arsenosugar biosynthesis glycosyltransferase: MAPLSIIIPTLNEAASLGRTLATVRALDPPALEVLVVDGGSDDATLAIASAAGVSVCPWATAGRAIQMNEGARQARGDLLCFLHADTLVPCDLVAMAERVLADRTTAGAGFVSLMRGDATTRWGISALNLLKTHLAPLLFRPHLYLRGLRLLFGDQVMICRRQTFWEVGGFNETLPLLEDGDLCLRLVQRGRLRLINRVVISSDRRVQRWGAAKAAAIYLSIGVLWGLGMPPARLKRFYEDIR
- a CDS encoding rhodanese-like domain-containing protein, whose product is MNGFVWFCLKQWIRLRYPSAPSIRSDELQRALAIQRPGDWVILDARTAAEFNVSHLPGAVLLADGGELLGLAPSKEASLEQPIVVCCSVGLRSAAVVNELQQRGFRRAVNLEGGLFEWVNHGHQLVQGGRPTTEVHPFHRFWGLLLKPRR
- a CDS encoding nuclear transport factor 2 family protein yields the protein MNAVITPPLTEATLKALFTKPYGAPGPSAEQWRAIYDESVHFQDPTQEKRGIEAYIAAQEGLMRRCDDVFLAPGAVALSGETAFVEWTMGLKIKGIEFIYPGTTRLRIGEGGKIVEHRDYFDFVGPTFEPVPVVGGFVRWLYRRFVA
- a CDS encoding high light inducible protein, which gives rise to MDQEDTKTPTALDRATIRGATVTTEDGGRLNAFATEPRMEVVSADRGWGFHERAEKLNGRLAMLGFIALLITEYARGGEAFTRSILGLG
- a CDS encoding high light inducible protein, giving the protein MTQATATAPTSTAPTALDRASIRGATVTTEDGGRLNAFATEPRMEVVSAESGWGFHERAEKLNGRMAMLGFIALLATELAMGGEAFTRGLLGLG
- a CDS encoding SDR family NAD(P)-dependent oxidoreductase; protein product: MSDAGATRHILLTGGSSGIGLEAAVLLLQAGHRLTLPCRNAAAATGLRQRLGGQLQTPVCDLADLSSLERCAESLLAAGEPIDTLVLNAGLQYSGGAEPRWSAQGFELTIAVNHLAHQALLQRLLPLLLRGTAPRLVVTASEVHDPSSAGGKVGPAAGLGDLAGLRQGPGAPMLDGSARFHAEKAYKDSKLCNLLMARELERRLREQGTPVPVLAWSPGLVIPRSDGGFFRYSRRQNPVAQALFALVARDLLRLTETPQRAGALLAGLATASEPAPIGFQYWSNRVLGPGRRRFEASEPSAEACSDQLARQLWDLSAQQLALAPEQGFAQQQAID